Within the Paenibacillus sp. AN1007 genome, the region CCAGAGGTGTTCCATACTTCACTTCGTCACTTCCAGCTGCTTCCGCTGAATGACAATGAAGCTGTGGCGATTATCGTTACCAACACGGGTCAGGTGGAGAACAAAACAGTCCAGATCCCCCCTGAAATTTCGGTGGCCGAGATGGAGAATGTCGTTCGTCTGTTAAACAGCAAATTGGTAGGCGTACCGATTTACAAGTTGAAATCACGGCTTTATACCGAGCTTGGTCAAGAGATGGAGCGCCATATCACACGTTATGAGGAAGTTATGCAGGTACTCAACAGCGCGTTTGATAATGAGCATGACAATCGTCTTTTCCTCAGCGGTGCGACCAATATGCTGACACAGCCCGAGTTCAGAGATGTGGAAAAGGTTAAAGACATTCTGGATTTGTTAGATGAGACACCAACATTAATGAAATTGATGATGCCAGTGCCCGGCGGGCCCGGAATTCAGGTGCGAATTGGTACCGAGAACGATCATGAGGCCTTTGCGAACTGCAGTTTGATTACAGCGTCCTATTCATTGGACGGCGAGGCACTTGGGTCCATCGGAATTCTGGGACCAACCCGGATGGATTATGCACGTGTCATCCATATTTTAAATACATTATCCCGTGATCTTACGACGATGCTGACTACTCGCTTCAAATAAGCAGCGGGAATTATGATTCATTTATATAAGGAGGTGAACATCTTGAAAGAGGAGCAAACATTCACAGAAGAGCAAGAGGTAACAGCCGCCGAGCAGGAGCCAGTCAATGAGGCTGCAGCTGCTGAAGCACAGGCTGAGGAAATAACCGATCAGGAGCAGGCTGAGCTGGCGCGTTTGAAAACAGAGGCTGAGGAAAACCAGCAGCGTTTTGTACGTGCACAGGCTGATTTTGATAACTTCCGCCGCCGCACACAGAAGGAAAAAGAGGAGCTTGCGAAGTACGCTTCGATGAAGCTGGTCACCGAATTGGTTCCGGTTTTGGATAATTTCGAGCGTGCTATGGCAACTGTACCGGAAGGGACAGAGACTGAATCTTTTGCCAAAGGAATTCAAATGATTTTACGTCAATTGGAAACCGTGCTGACGAACGAAGGCCTGACTGCGATGGAAGCGGTTGGACAACCGTTTAACCCGGAGTTCCACCAAGCGATTATGCAGGTGGAGAGCGAGGAACACGAAGAAGGCATCGTGGTGGAAGAGGTTCAAAAAGGCTACATGCTGAAGGATAAAGTGCTTCGTCCGGCTATGGTTAAAGTCAGTTCTTAATTCTTTTGAAGGAATAAAGACCCCAGGCTGAACAAAGGACGAAGTTTAATATACAGGTTTCGTACACATAGAGCAGTTTACTTACCAGCACAATAAGGCAGACAAACCAGCCTATTGATTTTAAATTGTTGAGGGAGGAAATTTTCCGATGAGCAAAGTAATCGGTATTGACTTAGGAACAACCAACTCATGCGTAGCCGTTATGGAAGGCGGCGAGGCAGTTGTTATTCCAAACCCGGAGGGTGCACGTACAACGCCTTCCGTTGTAGGTTTCA harbors:
- the grpE gene encoding nucleotide exchange factor GrpE, coding for MIHLYKEVNILKEEQTFTEEQEVTAAEQEPVNEAAAAEAQAEEITDQEQAELARLKTEAEENQQRFVRAQADFDNFRRRTQKEKEELAKYASMKLVTELVPVLDNFERAMATVPEGTETESFAKGIQMILRQLETVLTNEGLTAMEAVGQPFNPEFHQAIMQVESEEHEEGIVVEEVQKGYMLKDKVLRPAMVKVSS
- the hrcA gene encoding heat-inducible transcriptional repressor HrcA — its product is MLTERQRMILNAIVDDYIRSAEPVGSRSISKRGDVGYSPATIRNEMADLEEMGFLEQPHTSAGRIPSHKGYRYYVDHLVPWNQVEPQELDDLKSFFAEKLNVMEQVIQHASNILSHMTNYTSILLGPEVFHTSLRHFQLLPLNDNEAVAIIVTNTGQVENKTVQIPPEISVAEMENVVRLLNSKLVGVPIYKLKSRLYTELGQEMERHITRYEEVMQVLNSAFDNEHDNRLFLSGATNMLTQPEFRDVEKVKDILDLLDETPTLMKLMMPVPGGPGIQVRIGTENDHEAFANCSLITASYSLDGEALGSIGILGPTRMDYARVIHILNTLSRDLTTMLTTRFK